The following are from one region of the Gloeomargarita lithophora Alchichica-D10 genome:
- a CDS encoding COG1470 family protein, producing the protein MWSETGMFNRPEPEDIDATLSRLGFNPLSVIVSPSGELLAEGGGMVELQVTVTNRGNVGALIDVVIDPTSQPLRDWCAQPRQRLALSPQQSYEVIFTLHVPEQTLPGTYGYLLVVDAPEHYPEASPVQQQGHVLVQLPAQQTTPVRDPTFLVIPATDPGHPLVLTGGITAGVRVRVQNRSPRVDRFQMECEDIAADWFLVVYPEGIFTLGQVQTEPCLELNPGAEGEIELRLQAPVTALAGQYSATVRVRSTNDPGLALIEAVYLEVAPQYAVQVDWQTLRGRVRRQMGLYEISLHNQGNSPRSIGFTARTDREQPWGEFTFDPPLVALVPTQADRVSLAVQPKKGRPWWGKGAELEFAVLLQDNNDLPLEPERLAGVLIWEARPWWQLALLIALAVLGLAGLAFLLWWWLLRPPVPPRILAFTTDAASYQIANRDVVRLNWQISQPRQLTSLQIQGVSPGGEVVSQRRTYGMQGGIPRELANFCTLQRQELTCRFVPTDARAAGTYIFELVGVTRRGRELPLIRTAPVVMAPVPPKPEVVAVIQSFAPTQTLVAENLDTPTTINLNWRISQPQQAQQIRLQTLTPEGLAVNPPQTFAPDQAPKDFCRSQAQNLTCTNLPVTVPQAGLYLFELTVLQKGKPPQTQKTDLVKVNPAPTRIVDFSVNGTPAQPKYVFALKPQETVNVNLAWQVIGSPNVRVELQPTPGSVGTIGGLSYPLTAQTGSQVLTLTATNPLGEQVSRSLILEVVALPPDPRPSPDPAAAKQGRPPGTLPGETVPIGPPPKPQPHEEPPRLK; encoded by the coding sequence ATGTGGTCTGAGACGGGGATGTTTAACCGACCGGAACCGGAAGATATTGATGCGACCCTAAGCCGCTTGGGATTCAACCCCCTGAGTGTGATTGTCAGTCCCAGTGGGGAATTGCTGGCTGAGGGTGGGGGTATGGTTGAACTCCAGGTGACGGTTACCAATCGGGGCAATGTGGGGGCGTTGATTGATGTGGTGATTGACCCCACCTCCCAACCGTTACGGGATTGGTGCGCTCAGCCCCGACAGCGGTTAGCCCTCAGTCCCCAACAAAGTTATGAGGTTATTTTTACCCTGCACGTTCCGGAGCAAACCCTGCCGGGAACCTATGGGTATTTGCTGGTGGTAGATGCGCCGGAGCATTACCCAGAGGCCTCGCCGGTGCAACAGCAGGGACACGTCCTGGTGCAATTGCCCGCTCAGCAGACCACGCCGGTGCGAGACCCCACGTTTTTGGTGATTCCGGCGACGGACCCAGGGCATCCGTTGGTACTGACGGGCGGGATAACCGCGGGCGTGCGGGTGCGGGTGCAAAACCGTTCCCCCCGGGTGGATCGCTTTCAGATGGAGTGCGAGGATATTGCCGCCGATTGGTTTCTGGTGGTCTATCCGGAGGGGATTTTTACCCTGGGGCAGGTGCAGACGGAACCCTGCCTAGAGTTAAACCCCGGTGCGGAAGGGGAAATTGAACTCCGCCTCCAGGCGCCGGTGACGGCCTTGGCGGGGCAGTACAGTGCCACGGTGCGGGTGCGTTCGACGAATGATCCGGGGTTGGCCCTAATTGAAGCGGTGTACCTGGAAGTTGCGCCCCAGTATGCGGTGCAGGTGGATTGGCAAACCCTGCGGGGACGGGTGCGCCGCCAGATGGGGTTATACGAGATTAGTTTGCACAACCAGGGGAATAGCCCGCGGTCAATTGGGTTTACCGCCCGCACGGATCGGGAGCAACCCTGGGGAGAATTTACCTTTGACCCGCCCCTGGTGGCACTGGTGCCGACCCAAGCCGACCGGGTGAGTCTGGCGGTGCAACCGAAAAAAGGCCGTCCCTGGTGGGGGAAAGGGGCGGAACTGGAATTTGCCGTATTATTACAAGATAATAATGATTTGCCCCTGGAGCCGGAACGCTTGGCGGGGGTGCTCATCTGGGAAGCCCGCCCCTGGTGGCAGTTGGCTTTGCTGATTGCCCTGGCGGTTTTGGGTTTGGCGGGGTTGGCCTTTTTGCTGTGGTGGTGGTTGTTGCGCCCGCCGGTGCCCCCCCGGATTCTGGCCTTTACCACCGATGCCGCCAGCTATCAGATTGCCAATCGGGATGTGGTGCGGTTGAATTGGCAAATCAGCCAGCCCCGGCAGTTGACCAGTCTGCAAATTCAAGGGGTATCGCCGGGGGGCGAGGTGGTCAGCCAACGGCGTACCTATGGGATGCAGGGGGGCATCCCCAGGGAGTTGGCGAATTTTTGTACCCTGCAACGTCAGGAACTCACCTGCCGGTTTGTGCCCACGGATGCCCGCGCCGCTGGGACGTACATTTTTGAACTGGTGGGGGTGACTCGCCGGGGGCGGGAATTGCCCCTGATCCGCACCGCTCCGGTGGTTATGGCTCCAGTACCCCCCAAACCCGAAGTGGTGGCTGTGATTCAGAGCTTTGCCCCCACCCAGACCCTAGTGGCCGAAAATTTAGATACCCCCACCACCATTAACCTCAACTGGCGCATCAGCCAACCCCAGCAGGCGCAGCAGATTCGCCTGCAAACCCTCACCCCCGAAGGCTTGGCGGTCAACCCACCCCAAACCTTTGCCCCCGACCAAGCCCCCAAGGATTTTTGTCGCAGTCAAGCGCAAAACCTCACCTGTACCAATTTGCCCGTCACCGTGCCCCAGGCGGGTTTGTACCTGTTTGAACTCACGGTTTTGCAAAAGGGCAAGCCCCCCCAGACCCAAAAAACCGACCTGGTGAAGGTAAACCCCGCCCCCACCCGGATTGTGGACTTTAGTGTGAATGGCACTCCGGCGCAACCCAAGTACGTGTTTGCCCTCAAACCCCAGGAAACCGTGAATGTGAATCTGGCTTGGCAGGTGATTGGCTCCCCCAATGTGCGGGTGGAATTGCAACCCACCCCCGGCAGCGTCGGCACCATCGGCGGTTTGAGCTACCCCCTGACCGCCCAAACCGGCAGTCAAGTCTTGACCCTCACCGCCACCAACCCCCTGGGAGAACAGGTTAGCCGTTCGTTGATTTTAGAAGTAGTCGCTTTGCCCCCTGACCCCCGCCCCAGCCCCGACCCCGCCGCCGCCAAGCAAGGGCGACCCCCCGGCACCTTACCTGGGGAAACTGTCCCAATTGGCCCGCCCCCCAAACCCCAACCCCACGAGGAACCCCCCCGGTTAAAGTAA
- a CDS encoding DedA family protein produces MNEWVVAIITQLGYGGIAALMLLENLFPPIPSELIMPMAGFAIAEGKMQALPVVVAGTLGTLLGALPWYYAGWVLGAERLQNWADRYGRWLTISRQEVNHSLNWFDRYGIRAVFLCRLVPGIRTLISLPAGVYRMPWGLFLLYSTLGILIWTSFLTWLGYILGANYAQIEVYIGPVAKIILLLGLVGFGAWVIRRQRLRRTARKK; encoded by the coding sequence ATGAATGAATGGGTCGTTGCCATTATTACCCAACTGGGTTACGGGGGGATTGCGGCGTTGATGCTCCTAGAGAATCTTTTTCCCCCCATTCCCTCCGAATTGATCATGCCCATGGCGGGATTTGCCATTGCCGAGGGTAAAATGCAAGCCCTGCCCGTGGTTGTAGCAGGCACCCTGGGAACCCTATTGGGGGCATTGCCCTGGTACTATGCGGGCTGGGTTTTGGGCGCAGAACGTCTGCAAAATTGGGCCGACCGCTATGGCCGTTGGTTGACCATTTCCCGCCAAGAAGTGAATCACTCTCTAAATTGGTTTGACCGCTATGGCATCCGGGCGGTGTTCCTATGTCGCTTGGTTCCCGGTATTCGCACGTTGATTTCTTTACCCGCCGGAGTTTACCGGATGCCCTGGGGATTGTTTCTCCTCTATTCCACCCTGGGTATCCTGATTTGGACCAGTTTTTTAACCTGGTTGGGCTACATCCTTGGGGCTAATTATGCCCAAATTGAAGTTTATATTGGCCCGGTGGCTAAAATCATTTTGCTATTGGGGCTGGTGGGCTTTGGAGCGTGGGTGATCCGGCGACAACGGCTCCGTCGCACCGCCCGCAAAAAATAA
- a CDS encoding Uma2 family endonuclease — protein MNPELTAHLSSPANQLRWTSADLELLPENGNRYEIIDGELFVTRAPHWQHQSTCVNFCIALKAWSQTTGLGYVAMGAGIIFGDQDDVIPDVLWLSQAKYTSLIDQKGHLQGAPELVIEVLSAGTENERRDRQVKLKLYSARGVLEYWLADWRNQQIEVYRRDNGILKLAITLYINDTLTSPLLTDFACPLAQIFD, from the coding sequence ATGAATCCAGAACTTACGGCTCATTTATCTTCACCCGCAAACCAACTGCGGTGGACAAGTGCTGATCTGGAGTTGTTACCAGAGAATGGGAATCGCTATGAAATTATTGATGGAGAACTTTTTGTGACGAGAGCCCCCCATTGGCAACATCAATCCACATGTGTTAATTTCTGTATCGCCTTAAAAGCCTGGTCACAAACCACAGGATTGGGCTATGTAGCGATGGGGGCGGGGATAATTTTTGGGGATCAAGATGATGTGATTCCTGATGTACTGTGGTTGAGTCAGGCAAAGTACACATCGTTAATTGATCAAAAGGGTCATTTACAAGGCGCACCGGAATTAGTGATTGAAGTATTATCCGCCGGTACTGAAAATGAAAGAAGAGACCGGCAAGTGAAACTAAAACTTTATTCCGCACGGGGCGTATTAGAGTATTGGCTTGCGGATTGGCGCAATCAGCAAATAGAAGTTTACCGGCGAGATAATGGCATTCTTAAATTAGCGATAACGCTCTATATTAATGATACCTTGACTTCCCCACTGCTAACGGATTTTGCTTGCCCGCTGGCGCAGATTTTTGACTAG
- the tgt gene encoding tRNA guanosine(34) transglycosylase Tgt: MASFSFRVIQTCSHTHARAGIFPTPHGSVLTPTFMPVGTLGTVKGVAPDQLAGTGAQMILGNTYHLHLQPGEEIVQHCGGLHRFMNWPGPILTDSGGFQVFSLSSLRQITDDGVTFRSPRNGDLIHFTPEKSIQIQNALGADVIMAFDECPPYPASYDEVKNAVNRTDQWLKRCIDAHQRSDQALFGIVQGGVYPELRRLSAQQITEYDLPGYAIGGVSVGEPSELIHDIVKTVAPYLPLDKPRYLMGVGTYREMALAISAGVDLFDCVIPTRLARHGAVLVRGERWNLKNRVFQRDERPLDSTCPCYTCQNFSRAYLSHLFRSRELLGYTLLSIHNLTELMRFSLGLRQAIITGNFAEKLASILSEN, translated from the coding sequence ATGGCGAGTTTCTCCTTTCGGGTGATCCAGACCTGTAGCCACACCCACGCCCGGGCGGGAATTTTTCCCACGCCCCACGGGTCGGTACTGACCCCAACCTTCATGCCGGTGGGGACTTTGGGCACGGTGAAGGGGGTGGCTCCCGACCAGTTGGCTGGCACTGGGGCGCAGATGATTTTGGGCAATACCTACCATCTGCATTTGCAACCGGGGGAGGAGATTGTCCAGCACTGCGGCGGCTTGCACCGGTTTATGAATTGGCCGGGGCCGATACTAACCGATTCCGGGGGGTTTCAGGTATTTAGCTTAAGTTCTTTGCGCCAAATTACGGATGATGGGGTGACGTTCCGATCCCCCCGCAACGGTGACTTGATTCACTTTACGCCGGAGAAATCCATCCAAATTCAGAATGCCTTGGGGGCGGACGTGATCATGGCCTTTGATGAATGTCCCCCCTACCCCGCCAGCTACGATGAGGTAAAAAATGCCGTTAATCGTACTGACCAATGGTTAAAACGATGTATTGATGCCCACCAACGTTCTGACCAAGCCTTGTTTGGCATTGTCCAGGGGGGTGTTTATCCCGAACTACGCCGGTTGTCAGCGCAACAAATTACCGAGTATGACCTTCCCGGTTATGCCATTGGTGGGGTGAGCGTGGGGGAACCGAGCGAGTTAATCCATGACATTGTAAAGACAGTTGCCCCCTATCTACCATTGGATAAACCCCGCTATTTGATGGGGGTGGGCACCTATCGGGAAATGGCTTTGGCGATCAGTGCCGGGGTGGATTTGTTTGACTGTGTAATTCCCACCCGGTTGGCTCGGCACGGGGCGGTGTTGGTGCGGGGGGAGCGGTGGAATTTGAAAAATCGGGTTTTTCAACGGGATGAACGGCCTTTGGATAGCACCTGTCCCTGTTATACCTGTCAAAATTTTAGTCGGGCGTATCTCAGCCATTTATTTCGCTCTAGGGAGTTGCTGGGTTATACCCTGCTTTCGATTCACAATTTAACAGAATTGATGCGTTTTAGTTTGGGGTTGAGGCAGGCGATTATCACCGGGAATTTTGCCGAAAAGTTAGCGTCAATTTTGAGTGAAAATTAA
- a CDS encoding APC family permease, which translates to MTATPPTLARSIGFPQLLLYGVGNILGAGIYGLVGRAAGQMGYAVWLGFLASTLAAGLTGLTYACLGSRYPRAAGEAYVIGRGFGWPWLAYGVGLMVLASGMTSMATAARVFAGYLHGLVGGGSLNVFVLLFLVALSLLVAWGIDQSLWANALCTTVEVVGLLLVILVTLPFWGTVNYLDPTPATHLSLPLVLNGAVLTFFAFIGFEDLLNVAEEVKSPERNLPWALLLAVVASSLVYVAVGVGAVSVVAPATLATSEQPLTTVMHQAAPWFPSRGFSLIALFAVANTALLNGIMGSRLVYGMATQGLLPRFLGRIHPQRRTPQTAVAVVGGLVILLALTGDISRLARATSILLLTNFLLMNGSLIRLQNRPGEPVGAFEIPRWVPWAGSLVCLAILSQSQPGELGLAGIILGVIAILYLVLRPSLEPE; encoded by the coding sequence ATGACCGCAACACCACCGACCTTAGCGCGTAGCATTGGGTTCCCCCAGTTGCTTCTCTACGGGGTGGGGAATATCCTGGGGGCGGGCATCTACGGTTTGGTGGGGCGGGCGGCGGGACAGATGGGCTATGCGGTTTGGCTGGGGTTTCTCGCCAGTACCTTGGCGGCGGGGTTGACCGGGTTGACCTACGCCTGTTTGGGTTCGCGCTACCCCCGGGCGGCGGGGGAGGCTTATGTGATTGGTCGGGGTTTTGGCTGGCCTTGGTTGGCCTACGGGGTAGGGTTGATGGTTTTAGCATCGGGGATGACTTCGATGGCAACGGCTGCGCGGGTGTTTGCGGGCTATCTGCATGGGCTGGTGGGCGGGGGGTCGCTTAATGTTTTTGTTTTGCTGTTTTTGGTGGCGTTGAGTCTGCTGGTGGCCTGGGGAATTGACCAGTCCTTGTGGGCTAATGCCCTTTGCACGACGGTGGAGGTGGTGGGTTTGCTGTTGGTAATCTTGGTCACTCTGCCGTTTTGGGGGACGGTGAATTACCTCGACCCCACGCCTGCAACCCATTTGAGTTTGCCTTTGGTTTTGAATGGAGCCGTCTTGACTTTTTTTGCCTTTATCGGGTTTGAGGACTTGCTGAATGTGGCGGAAGAAGTCAAATCCCCGGAGCGAAACCTGCCTTGGGCCTTACTCCTGGCAGTGGTTGCGAGTTCGCTCGTTTATGTCGCCGTCGGGGTGGGGGCGGTGTCCGTGGTTGCCCCGGCGACCTTAGCCACCTCGGAGCAACCCCTGACGACGGTGATGCACCAGGCCGCCCCTTGGTTTCCCAGTCGGGGGTTTAGTTTGATCGCCCTGTTTGCGGTGGCAAATACGGCCTTGTTGAATGGCATTATGGGTTCCCGCTTGGTCTATGGCATGGCGACCCAGGGGTTACTGCCCCGGTTTTTGGGTCGGATTCACCCCCAGCGGCGTACTCCCCAAACGGCGGTGGCGGTGGTTGGTGGCCTGGTGATTCTCCTGGCTTTGACGGGGGATATTTCCCGGTTGGCACGGGCGACCAGTATTCTCCTGCTGACCAATTTCCTGTTGATGAATGGGTCTTTGATCCGCTTGCAAAACCGTCCCGGCGAACCGGTGGGGGCGTTTGAAATTCCCCGCTGGGTACCCTGGGCAGGTAGCCTGGTATGTCTGGCAATCCTCAGCCAAAGTCAACCGGGGGAACTCGGATTGGCGGGGATAATTTTGGGGGTGATTGCTATTTTGTATCTGGTGTTGCGCCCTAGCCTTGAGCCAGAGTAA
- a CDS encoding 2Fe-2S iron-sulfur cluster-binding protein yields the protein MTWAVRLEPIGVTANLTDGQPLIEALVNNGLNVLQECGRRGMCATCHVYIQAGMAQVSPKNRREERTLALVATAQSDSRLACQTKVQGNGVVVQVPQGMYVDAMTDIEALIGRRTEQDLVHPLTGEVLVETGKLITRSIVNQLQATRTQVSEYLNQTREANL from the coding sequence ATGACCTGGGCGGTGCGTTTGGAACCCATCGGAGTCACGGCCAATCTCACGGATGGGCAACCCCTGATCGAAGCCCTGGTTAATAACGGCCTCAACGTCCTACAAGAATGCGGTCGCCGGGGCATGTGTGCCACCTGCCATGTGTATATCCAAGCGGGGATGGCGCAGGTCAGTCCCAAAAACCGCCGGGAAGAACGGACGCTTGCCCTCGTTGCCACCGCCCAAAGCGATTCCCGTCTCGCCTGTCAAACCAAAGTCCAGGGCAATGGCGTGGTAGTACAGGTGCCCCAGGGGATGTACGTTGACGCAATGACGGACATCGAAGCCCTGATTGGCCGCCGCACCGAACAAGACCTGGTGCATCCCCTCACCGGGGAAGTCCTGGTGGAAACCGGCAAGCTGATCACCCGCTCCATTGTCAACCAACTCCAGGCCACCCGGACGCAGGTCAGTGAATACCTCAACCAAACCCGCGAAGCCAATTTGTAA
- the typA gene encoding translational GTPase TypA, whose translation MTAHIRNVAIIAHVDHGKTTLVDALLQQAGAFRQGEEVPTCVMDSNDLERERGITILSKNTAVRYKDYLINIVDTPGHADFGGEVERVLGMVEGCLLIVDVNEGPMPQTRFVLKKALEKGLRPIVVLNKIDRLRTDPHVALNKVLDLFLELGADDDQCEFPYLFASGMAGHARLKLEEEPVDMQPLFESLLHHVPPPAGDENKPLQLQVTTLDYSDYLGRIVIGKIHNGKITSGQQAALINAEGKIIRSKISKLLGFEGLKRVELEAASAGYIVAVAGFSDANIGETITCPENPMALPLIKVDEPTLQMTFSVNDSPFAGQEGKFVTSRQVRERLLRELETNVALRVEEAETTDSFMVSGRGELHLGILIETMRREGFEFQVSQPQVIYRQIDGQPCEPYEYLVLDVPDEAVGSCIEKLGQRRGEMQDMQAGGHGRTQLEFIIPARGLVGFRGDFLRLTRGEGIMSHSFLDYRPLAGSVETRRNGVLISMEEGEATFYALKNTEDRGAFFISPGTRVYKGMIVGEHNRPQDLELNVCKTKQLTNMRSAGAEELTQLQTPVDMNLERALEYIGPDELVEVTPKSVRLRKLNKKLARR comes from the coding sequence ATGACTGCCCATATCCGCAATGTCGCCATTATCGCCCACGTTGACCACGGCAAAACCACCCTGGTGGATGCCCTCTTACAGCAGGCGGGAGCCTTTCGCCAGGGGGAGGAGGTGCCCACCTGTGTGATGGACTCCAACGACCTGGAACGGGAGCGGGGGATCACGATTTTGTCGAAGAATACGGCGGTGCGGTACAAAGATTATTTGATTAACATTGTAGATACACCAGGGCACGCTGACTTTGGCGGTGAGGTGGAACGGGTGTTGGGGATGGTGGAGGGGTGTTTGTTAATTGTGGATGTGAATGAAGGCCCGATGCCCCAGACCCGGTTTGTGTTAAAAAAAGCCCTGGAAAAGGGGTTGCGTCCGATTGTGGTGCTGAATAAAATTGACCGCCTGCGTACCGACCCCCATGTGGCTTTGAATAAGGTTTTGGATTTATTTTTGGAACTGGGTGCGGATGATGATCAGTGCGAGTTTCCCTATCTTTTTGCATCGGGGATGGCCGGTCATGCCCGATTGAAACTGGAAGAAGAACCGGTGGATATGCAACCACTTTTTGAATCCCTTTTGCATCATGTACCCCCCCCGGCTGGGGATGAAAATAAACCCTTGCAACTGCAAGTCACCACCCTGGATTATTCCGACTATTTGGGGCGGATTGTGATTGGCAAAATTCACAATGGCAAAATTACCAGTGGTCAGCAGGCGGCCTTGATCAATGCGGAGGGCAAAATCATCCGCTCCAAAATTAGCAAACTCCTGGGTTTTGAGGGCTTGAAACGAGTAGAATTGGAAGCCGCCAGTGCCGGTTATATCGTGGCGGTGGCCGGTTTTAGTGATGCCAATATCGGCGAAACCATCACCTGTCCAGAGAACCCGATGGCTCTGCCTTTGATCAAGGTGGATGAACCCACATTGCAAATGACCTTTTCCGTGAATGATTCCCCCTTTGCCGGTCAGGAAGGCAAGTTTGTCACCTCCCGGCAGGTGCGGGAGCGGTTACTGCGGGAACTGGAAACCAACGTGGCACTGCGGGTGGAAGAGGCGGAAACCACCGATAGTTTTATGGTGTCGGGGCGGGGGGAATTGCACCTGGGGATTCTGATTGAAACCATGCGCCGGGAGGGCTTTGAATTTCAGGTTTCCCAGCCGCAGGTGATCTACCGCCAAATTGATGGGCAACCCTGCGAACCCTATGAGTATTTAGTACTGGATGTGCCCGATGAAGCGGTGGGAAGTTGTATCGAAAAACTGGGGCAACGGCGGGGGGAAATGCAGGATATGCAGGCCGGGGGTCATGGCCGTACCCAGTTGGAATTTATCATTCCGGCGCGGGGTTTGGTGGGCTTCCGGGGTGACTTTTTGCGCCTCACCCGTGGGGAAGGAATCATGAGCCATAGTTTCCTGGATTACCGTCCCCTGGCCGGGAGTGTGGAAACCCGCCGCAATGGGGTTTTGATTTCTATGGAAGAGGGAGAAGCGACGTTTTATGCCCTGAAAAATACGGAAGACCGGGGGGCATTTTTCATCTCCCCAGGCACGCGGGTGTACAAGGGCATGATTGTGGGAGAACACAACCGTCCCCAGGATTTGGAACTGAATGTGTGCAAAACCAAACAGCTAACCAATATGCGTTCGGCGGGGGCGGAAGAACTCACCCAATTGCAAACCCCCGTGGATATGAATTTGGAACGGGCATTGGAATACATTGGCCCCGATGAATTGGTAGAGGTCACCCCCAAATCCGTGCGGTTACGCAAGCTGAATAAAAAACTCGCCCGCCGCTAA
- a CDS encoding tetratricopeptide repeat protein, with protein sequence MAQPQQPPRPWDFRYWSHLCQTLTQAKDYEAAARTCDQALWIRPRDRETLINKAQNQFALGKFAEALAAYDLALLGQRQNSLLLTGKCASLLELKQPQTALPWCSEAIQVNRRWGNISPAQAWFYRGRSWQALGELPNAVADLEQAVAIDPAYPVAWVALADVLTTLDRLEDALAASQRALSQVRPPDDRLRAKALTLQGVIYRRQGRDADALASLTQALALDQKDPRTWSEQAAVLITLSKWDAALVGADWALKLSPNYAAALGQKCQILNEKSQFQDALTTCEKALQQGDSRWDTTTPAVTWQQHGIALVGLKRYADALSSLKIALDLQPNNGDFLTNQAVILWYLERYQEALVSNQKALQINPRSPQIWFNQGRILVSLERNEEALNAYETGLKQVTGRTPHELVAILWLNQGVVQWRQKQLADALKSTSQALEIQPDLADAWYNQGLILNDLRKFPEALTANGRALKINPKNPDYWLSRAVILRALNQLEAALECLDEALKLDSENAKVLAYRATLRQLTEATPVTPAGNLITPVIRVPAPPPVRP encoded by the coding sequence ATGGCTCAGCCCCAACAACCGCCCCGGCCTTGGGATTTCCGCTACTGGAGCCACCTTTGTCAAACCCTAACCCAGGCGAAGGACTACGAAGCCGCCGCCCGCACCTGTGACCAAGCCCTGTGGATTCGCCCCCGCGACCGGGAAACCTTGATCAACAAAGCCCAAAACCAGTTCGCCCTGGGGAAATTCGCCGAAGCCCTAGCCGCCTATGACCTGGCCTTGCTGGGACAACGGCAAAACTCCCTGCTCTTGACGGGCAAATGCGCCAGCCTGTTGGAACTCAAACAACCCCAAACCGCCCTGCCCTGGTGTAGTGAAGCCATCCAAGTCAACCGCCGCTGGGGTAACATTTCTCCCGCCCAAGCCTGGTTTTACCGGGGGCGCAGTTGGCAAGCCCTGGGGGAATTGCCCAATGCGGTGGCGGATTTGGAACAAGCGGTCGCCATTGACCCGGCCTATCCGGTGGCCTGGGTCGCCCTGGCCGATGTATTAACCACCCTGGATCGCCTAGAAGATGCCCTCGCCGCCAGCCAACGAGCCTTGAGCCAAGTCCGTCCCCCGGATGACCGCCTGCGCGCCAAAGCCCTGACCTTGCAGGGAGTCATTTACCGCCGCCAGGGACGGGACGCAGATGCCCTCGCCAGCTTGACCCAAGCCTTAGCCTTAGATCAAAAAGACCCCCGCACCTGGTCAGAACAGGCCGCTGTTTTAATCACCCTCAGCAAATGGGATGCCGCCCTAGTCGGAGCCGATTGGGCCTTAAAACTCAGCCCCAACTATGCCGCCGCCCTGGGGCAGAAATGTCAAATTTTGAATGAAAAATCCCAATTCCAAGACGCACTTACCACCTGTGAAAAAGCCCTGCAACAGGGGGATAGTCGTTGGGATACCACCACCCCAGCGGTGACCTGGCAACAACATGGTATCGCTTTAGTGGGCTTAAAACGCTACGCCGATGCCCTCAGTTCCCTAAAAATTGCCCTGGATTTACAGCCTAATAATGGGGATTTTTTAACCAATCAAGCGGTAATTTTATGGTACTTAGAACGCTACCAAGAAGCCCTAGTTTCCAACCAAAAAGCCCTACAAATCAACCCCCGTTCGCCGCAAATTTGGTTCAATCAAGGGCGGATTTTAGTATCGCTGGAACGTAATGAAGAAGCCCTCAATGCCTATGAAACTGGCCTCAAGCAAGTAACGGGACGCACCCCCCACGAATTGGTTGCCATTCTCTGGCTAAATCAGGGGGTAGTCCAATGGCGACAAAAGCAATTGGCGGATGCGTTGAAAAGCACCAGTCAAGCCCTGGAAATCCAACCCGATTTGGCCGACGCTTGGTACAATCAAGGCTTAATTCTCAACGATTTACGCAAATTTCCCGAAGCCCTCACCGCCAATGGCCGGGCCTTGAAAATTAACCCTAAAAACCCGGATTACTGGTTAAGTCGGGCGGTGATTTTGCGGGCATTGAACCAACTAGAAGCCGCCTTAGAATGTTTGGATGAAGCCCTGAAATTAGATAGTGAAAATGCGAAAGTGCTGGCCTATCGGGCGACTTTGCGCCAACTTACGGAAGCCACTCCTGTGACTCCGGCAGGCAATCTGATTACGCCCGTGATTCGGGTTCCGGCTCCCCCACCGGTACGTCCTTGA
- a CDS encoding V4R domain-containing protein — translation MPTMSEQGTSLTTADWWDSPAPTPVVKKHNHYDLTTFFRWDLPQGTVTDANGAVNFFASEDLITGLLDGLTEEVGEAAPVVLYQIGRQWGTLDGQAFDEWFTAEFARPVRQTNLLFLLETWWWPFTAQGWGRWEIDLSLQKQNYLLLNIFDSAIARTLGIVGKPVCHLYAGLFAGFLSHLVNQSLECAEIQCFAMGATYCRFVVGKAPAIQQVNAWVSQGLGVREIEQKLAGGQVLCPTT, via the coding sequence ATGCCAACCATGTCCGAGCAAGGAACATCATTGACCACCGCCGATTGGTGGGACTCCCCCGCCCCAACTCCGGTGGTTAAGAAACACAATCACTACGATCTGACCACGTTTTTCCGCTGGGATTTGCCCCAGGGGACGGTGACGGATGCCAACGGGGCGGTGAATTTTTTTGCCAGCGAAGACCTGATCACGGGGCTTTTGGATGGCTTGACGGAAGAGGTGGGGGAAGCCGCTCCGGTGGTGCTTTATCAGATTGGCCGCCAGTGGGGAACCTTGGATGGGCAAGCCTTTGATGAGTGGTTCACCGCCGAATTTGCCCGCCCGGTGCGCCAGACCAATTTGCTATTTTTGTTGGAAACCTGGTGGTGGCCGTTTACCGCCCAGGGTTGGGGGCGTTGGGAGATTGATTTGTCCTTGCAAAAGCAAAATTATCTCCTGCTGAATATCTTTGACTCGGCCATCGCCCGGACTTTGGGCATCGTGGGCAAACCCGTGTGTCATTTGTATGCCGGATTGTTCGCCGGGTTTTTGAGCCACCTGGTCAACCAGTCCCTGGAATGCGCCGAAATCCAATGTTTTGCCATGGGGGCGACCTACTGCCGGTTTGTAGTGGGTAAAGCCCCGGCCATTCAACAGGTGAACGCCTGGGTCAGCCAGGGTTTGGGGGTGCGGGAAATCGAGCAAAAACTGGCGGGGGGGCAGGTGCTATGTCCCACGACTTGA